One Mya arenaria isolate MELC-2E11 chromosome 5, ASM2691426v1 genomic window carries:
- the LOC128233662 gene encoding cytochrome P450 2D6-like — translation MEIVLLCLFVVLSITLATMVLVKSKGARSPPGPRGLPYFGKAFSFPVDSAYLQFSEWARKFGDIFMFSMFGTKVVVLNSPDLIKKAFAGKELALKLSDRPPSFIGHFVGNGYKDILFRRYDELCSKLKSVTLKAMYTARNGNPDFDDMQMAEINDYVRKITNSNGDTNIIAPLQATLCKLIGIMFTGKRLVDDDPVLQAIASFDDVGNELINPAVHLVFKVAPWIRYLPGYYGNLYRKVMASTKTLRNELVYKLKTQPPDDRVSLLSELFKLQTTESWITDDHVLGVIMDLINTSTLTSRGVLSGVLFLLVHHPHMQTKIQQEIDDVIGPKRQPSADDMNKMPYTHACILETLRYQSHLALSATHTNAEEDIEIEGFFIPKGTSVYGNQWHVHHDKRLWTEPWSFRPERFLKEDGSLLPETSDLRHRYFMPFGVGFRSCMGVKTTYSRMFFFVTALLRNNVLLQPTSDSLPSADPMMLTPGTVLQAPEFTCRVVPR, via the exons ATGGAGATTGTTTTACTATGTCTTTTTGTAGTTTTATCGATTACGTTAGCGACAATGGTGTTAGTGAAATCCAAGGGTGCCCGGAGCCCGCCAGGCCCACGTGGACTCCCTTATTTTGGGAAGGCATTTAGTTTTCCTGTTGACTCCGCCTATCTGCAGTTCTCCGAGTGGGCGCGCAAGTTTGGGGATATTTTCATGTTCAGTATGTTTGGAACAAAGGTTGTGGTATTGAACAGTCCAGATCTCATCAAGAAGGCCTTTGCCGGGAAAGAGTTGGCTTTGAAGCTAAGCGACAGGCCCCCGTCTTTCATTGGACACTTTGTTGGAAATGGATACAAAGACATTCTGTTCAGAAGGTATGATGAGTTGTGTTCAAAATTGAAGTCTGTGACTTTAAAGGCCATGTACACTGCGAGGAATGGAAATCCAGACTTCGACGATATGCAGATGGCGGAAATAAACGATTACGTACGGAAAATAACGAACAGCAACGGAGACACGAATATTATAGCGCCACTACAAGCGACTCTTTGTAAGCTGATAGGAATTATG TTTACAGGCAAACGCCTTGTGGATGACGATCCGGTTCTGCAGGCGATTGCAAGTTTTGATGACGTAGGCAATGAGCTCATCAATCCAGCCGTACACTTAGTCTTCAAGGTAGCGCCCTGGATCAGATACCTGCCAGGCTACTATGGTAACCTGTACCGAAAGGTTATGGCGAGCACGAAAACCCTTCGGAATGAACTAGTATATAAATTGAag ACCCAGCCTCCAGACGACAGAGTGAGTCTGCTTTCAGAGTTGTTCAAATTGCAGACAACAGAAAGCTGGATAACAGACGACCACGTGCTCGGCGTTATCATGGATCTCATTAACACGT CGACGCTTACGTCACGTGGTGTGTTGTCTGGGGTTCTGTTTCTGCTTGTCCACCACCCACACATGCAAACGAAAATTCAACAAGAGATTGATGATGTCATAGGCCCGAAGAGGCAGCCCTCAGCAGACGACatgaataaaatgccatatACACACGCCTGCATACTGGAAACACTTAG GTACCAATCACATCTTGCCCTCAGTGCAACCCATACGAACGCAGAAGAAGACATAGAAATAGAGGGGTTCTTCATTCCTAAAGGCACGTCC GTGTATGGAAACCAATGGCATGTGCATCACGACAAGCGCCTGTGGACGGAACCTTGGAGCTTCCGGCCTGAGCGGTTCCTGAAAGAGGACGGATCGCTGCTGCCAGAAACCAGCGACCTTAGACACAG ATACTTCATGCCGTTTGGTGTGGGTTTCCGATCATGCATGGGCGTGAAAACTACATACAGCCGGATGTTTTTCTTTGTCACCGCGTTGCTACGCAACAATGTGCTTCTCCAGCCAACTTCCGACAGCTTGCCGTCTGCAGACCCTATGATGCTCACTCCGGGAACAGTCCTCCAGGCGCCAGAATTCACATGCAGAGTTGTGCCCCGTTGA